The Asticcacaulis excentricus CB 48 genomic sequence TCAGGACGATATCGACGCCCTGTTCGATACCCCGGCGGCCAGCAATGAGCCTCAGTCTCAGGATGACATCGACGCCTTGTTCGACATGTCGCCGGAAGAACTGAACAAGACCAATTCGCAGGACGATATCGACGCCCTGTTCGACTGATCCCATAACGGACAAGGCCGGTCAACGGCCTGTCCCGCAGGCCTTCGTGATGGTGGCCTTCGCAAAACCCCTTCCGTCCCTATCCGGAAGGGGTTTTTGCTGTGCTATTTGGGTGATAGGATAAGCAAAGACGTTGCCTTCCAATGCATCGGAGGACGGTCATAGGGGGAGAGCATGAAGCGTCTGAGTGTATTGTTCTGTGCGGTATCTCTTTTGGCAACGCCGGCTTTGGCCTGCCGAAGTTCTATGTCGGAAACGCCGATCCTGTTTGATGAAGTACCGATGGCGCCGAAAGAGACCTTTATCGCGCAGGTCAGAGTGCTTGAATATACGACGCTGGACGGGGAGGGCGTCATCGCCGTCGAACCGCTGTCCGTATTGAGCGATCACGCGAGGCCCAGACGATTGCTGCTGAGCTACCATATCCTCTCCAGTTGCGACCGTGGGCCGCGCGTGGGAGAGGAGGGCATAGTCGCTGGAAAGATAGTGTCTGAAACGGACGGCGAAATGCGCATATTCCCTTACCGGGGGCCATCCAAAGCGCGTTTGAGCACGATCCGCCGCGAGGGCGGTCGCCTCGAAGTCTATTAATATCAGGCCCTTAGCGCCGCCAGTTGCTGCGACAAGTCGGTCTGGTCGCGGCTGTCGATGGAAGTGCAAATCTGCTTCACATCGACATAGCTGAACGGTTTGGGCAGCAGATAGTCGGCCTGTTCGCGGCGCGCCTTGTTGAGCATGGTGCGGATCATCACCGGGTCATTACGCTGACCGGCAGACATGATGCCGATGGGGGTGCCGGGGGCGCGCTCACGCAATTCCGCCATGTGGTCCAACACATTGTCTTCGCCCAGAAAAATGTCGGCGAGTATCAGGTAGAAGCGCGCGACATCGAGCTGCGCGCGGGCCTCGGTCAAGGAACTGGCCGTGACCACTTCGCAGCCCTGCTGCGCGAACATGCGGGCGATGATACGCGCCTGAGTGGCGCTGTCTTCGATGATCAGGACGGTTCGCGACACGGCGCCACCCCAGGAGTGTTTATGACATCCTTATTTTGGATGCGACCTGTTGACAAAACATTACTGGGGAACGCGACCTGACGTTGTTATTTACCACGCCAGAGCGGTGGAAACGTAACGGGCGCAGGCCTTTTCGCTTTCCAGCACCTTGACCAGCAATTGTGCGTCCAGTTGGCCCTCGGCGTTGGTTGCCTCAAGGGCGTGGATGCCGGCCGCGATAAAGACGAGGTCGAGCCCCTGACCATTGGCCCCCAGCACATCGGTGGGCAGGCCGTCGCCGATGGCGAGAATGCGCGATTTATCCACCTCACGCCCGACCACCGCGTTCAGGGCCCGATAGCAGAGGTCGTAGATGGGGGCGTAGGGTTTGCCCGCCATGATCACGTCGCCGCCAAAGGCCATATAGATGTCGGCCAGTGTCCCGGCGCAGTAGATGATCTGATCACCCCGCTGCACGATGCGGTCGGGGTTGGCGCAGATCATCGGAATGCCGCGCTGAGCGGCGGCTTTCAGGTCGGGGTGGTACTGCTCCAGCGTGTCGTTTTCGTCGTCGAACAGGCCGGTGCAGGAGATGAAGGCAGCCGTGTCGGGCGTGCCGCTCAGATCGACGCCCAGGCCCTCATATAGTGGCGCGTCGCGTTCCGGCCCGATGACCCAGGCCGCCCCTTTCTGAGCATAGTCTTTCAGGAAGGTGCGCGTGGCGTCACCCGACGACACAATGGCCGAAAAAGCGTCCTCATAGACGCCCAGATCGGCCAGTTGCGCCTTCAGCCCGTCCTGCGGGCGCGGGGAGTTGGAAATCAGCACCACTGGCCCGCGCTCGGCCTTAAAGCGGCGCAGCGCGTCATAGGCTTCGGGAAAATGCCGCCTGCCATTATGGATGACGCCCCAGATGTCGCAAAAAACCGCGTCATACTCAGCGGCGATGTCGGACAGATGGGTCAGCAGGTGCGGGGCGATCATGGCGGGCCTTTCGTTGAGAGCGGCCTTCATAGAGCAAGCGCCGGGAAAGGGGAATCCGGTTTTTCACTGAAAGGACAGGGCAGGCGCCCCAGCGCGACGCCTTATTTCAGAACGCTGGCCACGTCCACCAGTTCGACCTCGTGCATCTGGTTCAGATAGGCGTCGAAATACGGCTTGTGCGACGCGCCAACGACGCTCAGCACACGCGCTCCCGGTGTCTTGACAAAGGCGGCGCGGATATTGGCCACCATGCGCAGGTTACGCACCTCCCACCAGCCGACATACTGACGGCCCCAATACTCCGGGGTCTTGTCCGCCGCCGCCTTTCCGAAGTCGGATGTGATGGCATACATCTGCATCGGCGGGCTGTTGTAATAGCGGAACAGGTTCAACATACCGGTCGCCGCATTGGCGTCGGCGGCCGGCGCGGGCGGGGTGGGGTTCTTCGGGCTCGACCAGATGCGGGTGATGGCCGCTTCGAAGCCCGGATCTTCGCTTTGAACCGCATCCGAGGTGTGATCGTCGGTGGCATAGACGCGCTCAAGGCCGCTGCGCGCCGCCAGCACCGCCGCGATCTGATAGTTTTCATTAGGGGCCGCGGCAATGTCGGTCAGCAGTTTAAGCAGGGCCGCGTCGATGCCGTCGCCGACGCGCCGTTCTGCGACGGGTAGTCGCAGCCACTGCACCAGCGCCGACGCCCGCTCATTGGCGGCCAGAAGCGT encodes the following:
- a CDS encoding response regulator → MSRTVLIIEDSATQARIIARMFAQQGCEVVTASSLTEARAQLDVARFYLILADIFLGEDNVLDHMAELRERAPGTPIGIMSAGQRNDPVMIRTMLNKARREQADYLLPKPFSYVDVKQICTSIDSRDQTDLSQQLAALRA
- a CDS encoding TIGR01459 family HAD-type hydrolase, translating into MIAPHLLTHLSDIAAEYDAVFCDIWGVIHNGRRHFPEAYDALRRFKAERGPVVLISNSPRPQDGLKAQLADLGVYEDAFSAIVSSGDATRTFLKDYAQKGAAWVIGPERDAPLYEGLGVDLSGTPDTAAFISCTGLFDDENDTLEQYHPDLKAAAQRGIPMICANPDRIVQRGDQIIYCAGTLADIYMAFGGDVIMAGKPYAPIYDLCYRALNAVVGREVDKSRILAIGDGLPTDVLGANGQGLDLVFIAAGIHALEATNAEGQLDAQLLVKVLESEKACARYVSTALAW
- a CDS encoding DUF5694 domain-containing protein; translated protein: MKNFWVRAGLGVALALSLGVPATAQTPAFDPTTWKPLVAGPKTQVLVLGSIHLSNLEKFDPASMNALLDKLAAYKPTVITIEALSGMQCDQLRRYPTIYPGVADQYCRPTDAAQKATGLDVPTACAQAEAMLASWPANPTPAARRRLAATLLAANERASALVQWLRLPVAERRVGDGIDAALLKLLTDIAAAPNENYQIAAVLAARSGLERVYATDDHTSDAVQSEDPGFEAAITRIWSSPKNPTPPAPAADANAATGMLNLFRYYNSPPMQMYAITSDFGKAAADKTPEYWGRQYVGWWEVRNLRMVANIRAAFVKTPGARVLSVVGASHKPYFDAYLNQMHEVELVDVASVLK